Proteins from a genomic interval of Candidatus Cloacimonas sp.:
- a CDS encoding phosphate acyltransferase: MPISKLDQMFDVLATKPKKRMIAAWGVDSHTILAAYMAVDMGLIEATLVGDEKQILSVCKQQNLDCSYFNIVPCSTDVKSASLAVDMINQGEGDFLMKGLLSTDRYMKAILNKECGLMDPGAILSHVTVTEPKNYHKLLIVGDVAIIPLPDLNQKIAITNYLIKTAHLLGIEKPKVGLLSASEQVLPKITSSADAAIIANMAKRGQIKGAIVEGPLGFDMIIDRESALIKGVDSPVCGDADCILFPNIEAGNTFYKTIIKLLKSELGAIVMGARVPCVLTSRGDSEHSKLYSIALAAMLA, translated from the coding sequence ATGCCGATTAGCAAGCTTGACCAAATGTTCGATGTTTTAGCTACGAAACCTAAAAAAAGGATGATAGCTGCTTGGGGAGTTGATTCACATACAATTTTAGCAGCATATATGGCTGTAGATATGGGGCTTATTGAAGCAACTTTAGTTGGTGATGAAAAACAGATACTTTCTGTTTGCAAACAGCAAAATCTTGATTGTTCATACTTTAACATTGTTCCCTGTTCCACAGATGTTAAATCCGCTTCTTTAGCTGTAGATATGATTAACCAGGGTGAAGGTGATTTTTTAATGAAAGGCCTGCTTTCCACCGATCGTTATATGAAAGCCATTTTGAATAAGGAATGCGGATTGATGGATCCGGGGGCCATTCTTTCGCATGTAACGGTTACGGAACCGAAAAATTATCATAAATTGTTGATAGTTGGTGATGTAGCCATTATACCATTGCCGGATTTAAATCAGAAGATTGCCATCACCAATTATTTGATTAAAACGGCGCATTTATTAGGAATTGAAAAGCCAAAAGTAGGGCTTCTTTCAGCCAGCGAACAAGTTCTTCCCAAAATTACTTCTTCTGCGGACGCGGCTATTATTGCCAATATGGCTAAGCGCGGTCAAATTAAAGGAGCCATTGTAGAAGGTCCTTTGGGTTTTGATATGATCATAGATAGAGAAAGTGCACTTATTAAAGGTGTGGATAGTCCTGTCTGCGGAGATGCGGATTGCATTCTTTTTCCTAATATTGAAGCTGGCAATACTTTTTATAAGACCATCATCAAACTGCTGAAAAGTGAACTGGGAGCAATAGTTATGGGGGCGCGGGTGCCCTGTGTGTTAACTTCCCGGGGAGATAGTGAACACAGTAAATTATATTCCATAGCTTTAGCGGCTATGTTGGCGTAA
- a CDS encoding phosphate acyltransferase, which translates to MITKLSELSEKAKNSGKKTRIAVAVAEDNNTINAIIRATQDGFVKSILIGNEAKIKDLIPADIAPNRLEILNITDSGRAVQEAVKMVRNNEADVLMKGLIGTETFLKAVLDKEKGLLPPKAVMSYACAIEIPKYHKLLFVSDTAVLIEPDLDQKIAMINYSVAMARKFGIEKPKVALLSATEKVTANMPETIDYSLLSKMAERGQIKNCLVDGPLDIFLACDPESLAIKGIQSPLEGDADILIFPNLESANSFYKGLMLFGAGELAGLICGTTKPVIVMSRSESEKSKYYCIALSCLMAEEK; encoded by the coding sequence ATGATTACGAAACTATCTGAACTGTCAGAAAAAGCTAAAAACAGCGGCAAAAAAACCCGCATTGCCGTTGCCGTTGCAGAAGATAATAATACTATAAATGCCATAATTAGAGCCACTCAAGATGGATTTGTAAAGTCCATCCTGATTGGGAATGAAGCTAAAATAAAAGATTTAATACCGGCTGATATAGCACCTAACAGATTAGAAATATTGAACATAACTGATTCAGGCAGGGCTGTTCAGGAAGCGGTTAAAATGGTCCGCAACAACGAAGCGGATGTTTTAATGAAAGGTCTGATTGGCACTGAGACATTTCTGAAAGCTGTTTTGGATAAAGAAAAAGGGCTTCTTCCTCCCAAAGCGGTGATGAGTTATGCTTGCGCCATTGAAATTCCTAAATATCATAAATTATTGTTTGTAAGCGACACCGCAGTTTTGATTGAACCCGATTTAGACCAAAAAATAGCTATGATCAATTACAGCGTGGCGATGGCAAGAAAGTTTGGCATTGAAAAGCCCAAAGTTGCCCTCCTTTCAGCCACGGAAAAAGTTACTGCCAATATGCCTGAAACAATTGATTATTCGCTGCTTAGCAAAATGGCGGAACGCGGACAGATAAAAAATTGCCTTGTAGATGGTCCCTTAGACATTTTTCTTGCCTGCGATCCCGAATCTTTAGCTATCAAAGGAATTCAAAGTCCTCTGGAAGGCGACGCGGATATTTTAATATTTCCCAATCTGGAAAGCGCCAATAGTTTTTATAAAGGTCTGATGCTTTTTGGAGCAGGAGAATTGGCAGGCCTAATTTGCGGAACGACAAAACCAGTGATAGTTATGAGCCGCAGCGAAAGCGAAAAATCCAAATATTACTGTATAGCCCTATCTTGTTTGATGGCGGAGGAAAAATGA